The bacterium genomic sequence GGGCTGACGGCCAACTTTTACCGGACCTCGGTGGTCAATTCCCTGGTCTTCAACGACCTGATCAGCGGTTTCATAAAACCCATAGTGTTCGGGGGGATGGTTGCCATCGTGGCCTGCTACTTTGGCCTTAACGCCCGGGGCGGAACCAAGGGGGTGGGCGACGCGGTGACCCGTACGGTGGTGGTCTCCTCGGTGCTGGTCTTTTTGCTGGATGCCTTCATCACCAAGGTGCTGTTCCTGCTGGGAATGTAAACTTTGGCGCTGACTAACCACAATCCGGTAGCCAATGGGGAATATTGAATACTGAATACTGAATACTGAATACTGAACAGAATGAAATTAATGATCGAACTTTTCGACATCCATAAATCATTTGAGGGCAAACCGGTCTTAAACGGGGTCAACCTCAAGATAGACCAGGGAGAGACCCTGGTGATACTGGGCCGTTCCGGATGCGGCAAGAGCGTGACCCTGAAGATCATCCTGCGGCTTATCAAGCAGGACCAGGGGCGGATAGTGATAGACGGCGAGGATACCACCGATTACACCGAGGAGCAGATGCTGCCCCTGCGGAAAAAGATCGGGATGCTTTTCCAGGGGGCGGCCCTGTTCGACTCCATGAACGTCAAGGAGAATGTAGCCTACCCCTTACGGGAACATTTGAAGCTATCTGAAGCTGAGATCTCCGAAAAAGTGGCCCAAGCCCTCAGTTTTGTGGAACTTTCCGGGACCGAACAGACCATGCCCTCGGAACTTTCCGGAGGCATGAAGAAGAGGGTGGCCCTGGCCCGGGCCATTGTGCTGGATCCCCGCTATATGTTCTACGACGAGCCCACCACCGGGCTGGATCCGCTGACCTCCCGCAAGATCAATGAACTGATCAACAAACTGAAGGATGAACACAAGGTGGGCTCCATTGTGGTGACCCACGAAATTGCCAACGCCTTCAAAGTGGCCGACCGCTTTGAGGTGATCAAGGACGGCGGGATACTTTTCTCCGGCACCTCCAACGAGCTCAAGGGCTCCAAACTAAAATTTGTCCAGGACTTCATTAAAGGGGGAACGATCGAAAATGCCAATCAATAAACTGTCCCACGAATTCAAAGTCGGCCTGCTGATAACCGTGGGCCTGGCGGTGGCCCTGGTGGCCGTGCTTTCGGTGGGAGAACGCCAGGGGCTGTTGAAACAGCGCTATTATCTGAACGCCAGGTTCGACGACGTCAGCGGATTGCAGGAGGGGGCCCCGGTGAGGGTCTCCGGGTTCCAGGTGGGAGTGGTCAAGAGCATTGCCCTGGTGGAGGTCGGCGGCCGTCAAAAAGTGGAGGTCCGCTTAAGGATAGAAAAACAGGCCCAGTCTCGTATCCGCCAGGGCTCCAAAGCCAAGATCAGCAGCATGGGGCTGCTGGGCGACAAGTTGGTGGAGATCGTACCGGCTTCGATCGATAAACCAATTTTGAACAATAACGAGGAACTGCCGACCATCGCCGTTATGCCGCCCGAGGAGATCATGGGCAAAGTGGCCGAGATCACGGATACCCTCAATTCCGCGGCAATCTCGCTTAATATCGTAATGAAGAAAATAGCAATGGGCACCGGGACCCTGGGCAAGATGATAGATGATCCCCGGCTGTATACGAACCTTGATTCTGTCATGGTCAGCATGAACCATCTGATATTGCTGATCAAGAGCAGCAAGGGGACCATCGGCAAGCTGATGAACGATCCAGCCATGTATAACAATCTTAATCAGACCATGTCCAACATCAACACCATCTCCGACAGCCTCAAACGGGGCCAGGGTACTTTGGGCAGGTTGATAAGGGAGCCGGAGCTGTTCAACACCCTGGACTCTACG encodes the following:
- a CDS encoding ABC transporter ATP-binding protein; this translates as MIELFDIHKSFEGKPVLNGVNLKIDQGETLVILGRSGCGKSVTLKIILRLIKQDQGRIVIDGEDTTDYTEEQMLPLRKKIGMLFQGAALFDSMNVKENVAYPLREHLKLSEAEISEKVAQALSFVELSGTEQTMPSELSGGMKKRVALARAIVLDPRYMFYDEPTTGLDPLTSRKINELINKLKDEHKVGSIVVTHEIANAFKVADRFEVIKDGGILFSGTSNELKGSKLKFVQDFIKGGTIENANQ
- a CDS encoding MlaD family protein; this encodes MPINKLSHEFKVGLLITVGLAVALVAVLSVGERQGLLKQRYYLNARFDDVSGLQEGAPVRVSGFQVGVVKSIALVEVGGRQKVEVRLRIEKQAQSRIRQGSKAKISSMGLLGDKLVEIVPASIDKPILNNNEELPTIAVMPPEEIMGKVAEITDTLNSAAISLNIVMKKIAMGTGTLGKMIDDPRLYTNLDSVMVSMNHLILLIKSSKGTIGKLMNDPAMYNNLNQTMSNINTISDSLKRGQGTLGRLIREPELFNTLDSTSQRLSLILNRMEKGEGNLG